A stretch of the Pseudomonadota bacterium genome encodes the following:
- a CDS encoding extracellular solute-binding protein, with translation MRFSRIWAFTVLFLLVAAQGTPAVAYTGEVKNAPAIALHGEPKYGPGFTHLDYVNPDAPKGGELHLAALGTFDTLNSWILKGQPATGSGLVAETLMAQTEDEPFSEYGLIAESISIPADQSWVEFTLRPQARWHDGKPVTVEDVLWTFETLKAHGHPFYRSYYRDVKSAGKKGERKVRFLFTRPGNRELPLIVGQMPVLAKHWWTAKGRDFSKTTLETPLGSGPYRVERVEPGHGIVYRKVADWWGKDLPINRGRYNFDSIIYDYYRDTTVALEAFLAGRYDFRLENVAKNWALSYDTPAVREGRIVRQEIPSGLPAGMQAFVMNTRREIFKDPEVREAIALAFDFEWGNKNVAFGAYSRTRSFFENSDLAARGLPAAAELALLEPWKDKVPPEVFTQEYQPPVSDSSGQDRALLRRARELLEQAGWTLKDGVLVNGKTGQPFRFEIVDEQDMFDRWTQPFLKNLKRLGIAATFRVVDSAQYQNIMDRFDFDMTVAVFGQSLSPGNEQTDFWGSSRADMEGSRNIIGVKDPAVDALIEKIITAPDREALVAATRALDRVLLWNHYVIPQWYSGKFRIAFRNTLGHPQTSPPYGLPVADTWWVKTAQGKQ, from the coding sequence ATGAGATTTTCGCGTATCTGGGCTTTTACAGTCCTGTTCCTGCTGGTGGCGGCGCAGGGTACTCCCGCTGTGGCCTATACGGGTGAAGTAAAGAATGCCCCTGCCATCGCCCTGCATGGCGAGCCGAAATACGGACCGGGTTTTACCCATCTGGATTACGTCAATCCGGACGCGCCCAAAGGGGGAGAGCTGCACCTGGCGGCCCTGGGGACCTTTGATACCCTCAATTCCTGGATCCTGAAGGGCCAGCCTGCCACCGGGTCTGGTCTGGTGGCAGAGACGCTCATGGCCCAGACCGAGGACGAGCCGTTCAGCGAATACGGCCTGATCGCCGAAAGCATTTCCATTCCCGCCGACCAGTCCTGGGTGGAGTTCACCCTGCGGCCCCAGGCCCGGTGGCATGACGGAAAACCCGTCACGGTCGAGGATGTCCTGTGGACCTTCGAAACCCTGAAAGCCCACGGCCATCCGTTCTACCGGTCCTATTACCGGGATGTGAAAAGTGCCGGGAAAAAGGGCGAGCGCAAGGTGCGCTTTCTCTTCACCCGGCCCGGCAACCGGGAGCTTCCCCTGATTGTGGGCCAGATGCCGGTGCTGGCGAAGCACTGGTGGACGGCCAAAGGGCGGGATTTCAGCAAGACCACGCTGGAAACGCCTCTGGGCAGCGGCCCGTACCGTGTCGAAAGAGTCGAACCCGGCCACGGCATTGTCTACCGGAAAGTGGCCGACTGGTGGGGCAAGGACCTGCCCATCAACCGGGGCCGGTACAACTTTGACAGCATTATCTATGACTACTACCGGGACACCACCGTGGCGCTGGAGGCCTTTCTGGCCGGCCGCTATGACTTCCGCCTGGAGAATGTGGCCAAGAACTGGGCGCTGTCCTATGACACTCCGGCTGTGCGCGAGGGCCGGATCGTGCGCCAGGAAATTCCCAGCGGCCTTCCCGCGGGCATGCAGGCCTTTGTCATGAATACCCGGCGGGAGATTTTCAAAGATCCGGAAGTGCGCGAGGCGATTGCCCTGGCGTTCGACTTCGAATGGGGCAACAAGAACGTGGCTTTCGGGGCGTACAGCCGCACCCGCAGCTTCTTCGAGAACTCGGACCTGGCGGCCCGGGGCTTACCCGCTGCCGCCGAGCTGGCCCTGCTGGAACCCTGGAAAGACAAGGTGCCGCCGGAAGTCTTCACGCAGGAATACCAGCCGCCGGTCAGCGACAGCAGCGGTCAGGACCGGGCGCTGCTGCGCCGGGCGCGGGAACTTCTGGAGCAGGCGGGCTGGACGCTGAAAGACGGGGTTCTGGTGAACGGCAAGACCGGCCAGCCTTTCCGGTTCGAGATTGTGGACGAACAGGACATGTTTGACCGCTGGACCCAGCCATTCCTCAAAAACCTGAAGCGCCTCGGGATCGCCGCCACGTTCCGTGTGGTGGATTCGGCCCAGTACCAGAACATCATGGACCGGTTCGACTTTGACATGACCGTGGCCGTGTTTGGCCAGTCCCTGTCGCCGGGGAACGAGCAGACTGATTTCTGGGGATCGTCACGCGCGGACATGGAGGGCAGCCGCAACATCATCGGCGTGAAGGATCCGGCGGTGGACGCGCTGATCGAGAAGATCATCACCGCCCCGGACCGCGAGGCGCTGGTGGCTGCCACCCGCGCCCTGGACCGGGTGCTGTTGTGGAATCACTATGTCATTCCCCAGTGGTATTCGGGCAAGTTCCGGATCGCCTTCCGCAACACCCTGGGTCATCCGCAGACCAGTCCGCCCTATGGCCTGCCGGTGGCGGACACATGGTGGGTAAAGACCGCGCAGGGGAAACAGTAG